Genomic segment of Polycladomyces abyssicola:
CGAGTTGAACGGGCGATCCGTCATGCGATCGAGGTGGCTTGGAGCCGGGGCAACATGGAATCCATACGCAACCTGTTCGGATACACCATCAACGTGACCAAGGCAAAACCTACCAACAGCGAATTTATCGCGATGGTGGCGGACAAACTGCGTATCGAACACAAAGTGGGTTGATACGTCAGATAAAGCGAGAAGTCCAAGGTGGAGCAAGTCACTGAGTGTCGATGGCACACTTCATGATTGGCTGGTATTTCGGTTGGATTATTCCATCCGGATACCAGCCATTTCTGTTTTTTGGATAATCTTGCGGACGGTGCGAAAGAAGGCTGTGGTAAAAAAAGAGCATTGCCAATTCCGTTATTACTGATTATAATTCTCATTGGTAATCGATAATCATTTTCAATTGAGTGAAGAGGTGCTGTTAATGCATAAACGAAAAGCAGCATGGACTGCACTGACGGGATTGCTCAGCTTGTCTCTCACGCTGACCGCTTGTACACCGGAAGCCGTGAAGCATTCAGCACGATCGGAACACAAATTTTCGGTTCCGGTGACGGACTATACGTTTGACACCGCAGGTAACATGCTGGCCTACAGTGAGTTCGAACTGTCTGGAGAGCCGATGGTAGAAGGGCTCGGGCTCAACCTGGACCTGCTCGACCCGGCCAAGCCGGACAAACCGTCCAAGTTTGATTACACGGCGGGAATCGAGTCATATGAGTATTCGGAAGAAGCCATGTATGAAGTGGTGGAAAAATCAGGGCTGGGGCTTCATCTGACGCACGGGCCTGTCATCCGCAAGATGGCGGAGTCGTCAAAAAAACAGTCCAACGAAATATTGGCGGGACGCTTTTACAAACTGGCCGACGCGGTGGGGTATCCGCGTGACCAGATCTTCCGGAACATGTACCCGACGATGATCGAGTACGCCAAAGGAGATCCGCACTACATACAAAAGGTGGACACCTCCAAATTCGGTGACGGTGAAAACGGCAGCTACACGCCTGCATATCAAGTCGACTTTGCTACCCTGCGCTGGGACAGGGGAAAAATGGACAAAACACTCACACCTTCCGCCTTTGGAGGAGTGTTTCTGAAACAGGCCCTGTGGACGGCCGATTTCCTCGGTGGCATGCATACAGTGGACAAAGATGAAGAAGTGGAAGCGAAAAGCGCGAAAGATGACCAGGATCCAAACATTGCGCTGGGTGTCAGCTCGGCGGATGGCATGCAGGGCATGATCCTGGCGGAAGAAATCTGGAACAAACTGGCCTTCATCCGTGAAAATCTGTTCTACAACCCGGCTACAGGTAAGTTGGAACCCGGCAAGGGTAGTGGGTATGACCCGTCCAAAGGTCTCCAGTATCTGCCCCACGCCGTCCAAGTGACGGAGAAGGAAGAAGCGGGTGGAGCTGCACCGGCTTCACTGAAAGTGACCGACGCGAAGAGCTATTTGCAGGACCAATGGCTGATGCTCTGGCCGGCTGCTGAATTTTATGGAGTGACGGACCAGCGTCCGGAAAGCAAAAACGTGAATCCCGCTTTTCGTGCTTTGACTGACGGTGACCCGTTCCCGGCTGCGCCCGCGGCAAACCTGGATAAAAACCAGGGCAATGACGTGCGCTCGGATGACCCGTATTCGCTGAACCGCGACATTTTGCTGCAAGTGTTCAAAAACATCCGGGCCATGCATTGGAACGACCAAGAAGGTGCGTTTGTCACCGTGCATAACGGCAAACAGCAAGGCGATCGTGTGGACACTTTCCAAGCAGGTTACACAATGGAAGCCCTGAGGATCTTCCAGCGGGCGGTCGACGGTTTGCCTGTCGGCTACGCCAGCGGTGAAGACGCTCAAGGCCTGAACACACCGGAAGGTAAGCTGGCGGTGGACATGATTCGTAGACAGGCGGACTTCATCATCGGGAAGCTGATGGACAAAAACGGTCTCGTGTTAAACGGCTGGATCGTTGGTAAAGGCAAGGATTCTTCCGCTCCGACGCTCCAGTCCCAACTCGGAGCCATCCGCGGCCTGACGGCAGCGTACCTAGCCACCAAGGACGCCAAGTATCGCGATGCTGCCCGTAAGGTGTACGCGGCGATGGACAAAACGTTCTGGGATGAGTCGGTCAAAGCGTACAAGACTGAAGCCAACGCTTACCGGTATGATGCCTTCCTGGCTGGTGCGGTGAGCGGGGGATTGAGAAACGCAATCCAGACGCTGTATAACACTCCGCAGGATCGGGAGAAACCGGCGTCTTTGGACCGGAAGACGATCATCTCCCGGTACGTGGACTTCTATGACCGCATCATTGACGGTCCGAATCTGCCGGATGGCATGCAGGTCAGCGAATTCTGGGATACGGGAGACTTGTACAAGGAGAACGACAAGTCAGGCAACACCGATCGCGACAATGTGCCGCAAATCCAGGCAGGACACGGAAAGTACGGCATCTCCCCAGTGCTGCTGCCAGTGGAATTGAAGAAAAAATAAACAAGGAGAGGAGAGAAAGCACGTTTCCCGTACACGGGGAACGTGCTGCCTTGCTATGGGTAAGAGAAAGCGGTTGCTGTGGTTGGCTGTGCTGCTCATGGGCGCCGCTGTCTGGGCCGGCTGTGAAACAGAGGCCGATCCGGTTCGGCATGAAGCGGTATCCACCCGCAACGTGATCATGAATAGAGATGGCTCCACATTATATGTCGCCAACATCGATGTCCCTACGATCACGGTGGTCAACGCCAAAACGCGCAAAGTGGTCAAAGAGATCCCGGTGTGCAAGGATCCGGCCACGCTGGCGCTCAGTCCGGATGAATCCAAGTTGGCGGTCGCCTGTACGGGAGCGGATCGCGTCGACGTAATCGATGTGGAAGAAGGCGAAGTCGAACAGCAATTGAAGGTCAAGGGAGAGCCCTATGGCGTGCTGTTCAGCCCTGATGGCAATCGGCTGTATGTTTCGGCTTACCGGGCGGACCAAGTGGATGTGGTCGACACTGATACCTGGCAGATCACGAAACAGATTCCGGTCTCTGATGGTCCGCGGGCCATGGCACTTACCGCCGACGGAGGCAAATTGTACACGGTTCACTACTTGTCCGGCAAAATCAGTGTGATCGACACCCGGAGTGAACAGGCTCGCAAAGTGGTGGCCTTGTCTCCTTCGCCGGATAAGTCCGATCGCAAGAAAAGCCAAGGGGTGCCGAACACCCTGGAAGCGATCACGATTTCCCCGGACGGGAAGAGAGCGTGGGTTGCCCATCTGCTGACCAACATAGACACGCCCATCAAGTTTGACGAGACGATCTTTCCTGCTATCTCCGTGCTGGATTTGACCCGGGATGAAGAGATTCCGGACGAGCGGAAAGAGTTGTTTGAAGAGATTAACGTGAAGGACACCAACAATGTTACCATGATCGTCTCCAACCCATCCGACATCGTCTTTCATCCGGACGGCAAGAAAGTGTATGTCTTGATGGGCGGCAGCGAAGACCTGGTAGTCTTTGATCTGGACCGGGGCGGTAACGCCACATCGATTTTGCGCCGGGTTCCTGGCGACAACCCGCGGGGACTGGCGATCAGCCGGGATGGAGCGCGGCTTTACGTGCACAATGCCATGAGCCTTGATATGGCATTTATTGACACCAACGCCGCCGACCCGTACAGTGGGCCTTCGGTGAACGGTTCCAATCTGCGGCTGGTAAAAAAGGACTCGCTCAGCCCGGTTGTGCGACAGGGCAAGCGGCTCTTTTTCAGTGCCAACAGTGACGAATACGCCGCGGACATCACCAAGGATAACTGGATGAGCTGCGCGTCGTGCCATGCAAACGGAGAAACGAACGGCCTTACCATGATGACGCCCAAAGGTCCCAGGAACACTCCTTCCAACGTATTGGCGATGGAGACAGGCCGTTTCTTGTGGGATGGCAGCCGGGACGACTTTGAGGATTACATCCTTACCGTGCAGGGCGAGATGGGCGGAATGCTGAAGTACGACCCGGGAAAGCCGCTTCCGCCCAAAGTGAAGGAAATGTACCGGGCATTGGCCGAATACCTGAAAACCATCCCGGTACCGAAAAATCCGGATATCCCGGACAACGTGGAGCAAACGGCAGAGTGGAAGCGGGGCAAGGAAATCTTTGAAGGCAAGGGCCGGTGCATCCAGTGCCATGCAGGTCGTAACTTCACCGACAGCGCCATGGCCGTGGACGCAAACGGCAAGCTGACCGTATTTACGCTGTCCCATCTGTATGATGTGGGCACCAAAAACCCGTTGGACCGAGGAAATCCGGGCGATCCACGCGCCGGAATGAAGAACCCTCGTCCTCCGTATCTGTTTGACGTACCCACGTTGAGGGGAGTGTTTGCAACTCCGCCGTACCTGCACGACGGCTCCGCTCAGACGATCCGGGACGTGCTGGTCACGCGCAACGGACAGGGCAAACACGGCAATGTCTCCGGTTTGTCCGAAGCTGACCTGCGGGCGCTGACCCTGTATTTGGAATCGCTGGATTAAGGAAAAAGCCTCCGGAATCTGAAATCAATTCCGGAGGCTGTTTGCGTTTTTTACGCAGGTGTGAAATTCGTTGACGAAAAACCGGGATGTCCGATCTAACGAAAGACCAATGAATATTTGGGAGTGTGGATCGATGTTAGCCACCGTTTCCGTTTGACGGAATGACCGGGTTCGGAGGAATACACACGAATCCGGGAATGACTCTTTGCTGCGCATCTCTGGCATCAACGGTGAACAGTCACCCGACGGGTTGATTTTTTGCTAAAATAAAAATGATTTATGCCGGATGAACAGTCGTGAGGGGCAGAAATAGGATGACGCAGAAGAATCCATCACAAGGCAAATCAATGTCAGAACAAGAACTGTACGAGTTGATGAAAGAAATGTATGACAAAGAGATGACGCGAAAAGAAACGATGGAAATGCGCATTCAGATACCGATTGCCATGATCACGGCGATGATGGGCGGATTTTATTACTTGGCCAAAAAACTGGTATCCGCCATTTCCATGACTTCCCCTTTTACATCCGGCATTTTGTTGTTTTTATTGGGTGGTTCATTTTTGTCGATCTGTGTGAGTATGGTCTTTTTCTCCAAATTTTTGTGGCCGGTCAACTATGAGTGGATGCCCCGGGCGTGGGATATCCAAGCGCAATATCCCGAAAAACAAGCGGTTTTGAGAAAGGCATTGATCAAAAAGTACGCCAAGTGCGCGGATATCAACTCGCGGATCAACGACCGCAGAGCCGATGATTTCGCCCATGGCATGCAGGCACTCATCATTGCGCTGGCGCTGGCCGTTCTGGCTTGTCTGCCGTACGGTTGGTTCTTGTTCATTTCCAGATGAATCACGGGAGGAATCGGGAATGTCCGAACGCAACAATCAATACGACGACGAATACGAATGGCTGGAAACCCGCTCGCAAAAAGGACGTGTGAAAAAGGAGAAGCTTCGGGAAGAAGCGATCATTTTTCGGGAGGCGCCGGCAAGATTGTTTCGTAAAGTCGGAAACATACGCAAAGAAAAGGAACCGGACCACCACAAAAACGACGACCGGGATACATAATATCTGTCCCAATGGAGGGCCCGATTTTCCGTCACATATGTATGGAAGGCCGATCGACGGACGATCGGTCCTTTTTTCAATATGGTCGCCATCGAATCGTTTGCGCCCGGACAAAACGGTGGTTGACCGCCGGCCAGTTGACGACGTGCCACCAGGCTTCGATGTAGTCCTTCCGTTTGTTGGGGTATTTCAAATAATAGGCGTGTTCCCACACATCCAAAGGCAAGAGCGGAATCACGTCCCATTGTGACAGGTTTTGGTGTTTTTCCGCCTGCAGGATCTCCAACCGTTGGGCGCGCGGCGCCCAGACGAGAATCGCCCAGCCTCCTCCTTCCACTTTTTCGGCGGCTTGCGAGAAATGCTTCTTGAAGGCTTGGAAACTACCGAAATCCCGTTCGATTTGCTTTCGAATCGGACCTTTGGGTTTTCCACCGGCATGCGGAGCCATCGTTTCCCAAAACAAGGTGTGCAGATAATGACCGGCCCCATTGAAGGCTGCTTCCCGCTCCCAATGTTTGATCAGATCGAAGTTGCCGGTTTTCCTCGCTTGTACCATCATCAATTCCGCTTTGTTCAATCCGTCGACATAACTTTTGTGGTGCTCGTCATGGTGCAGGTGCATCGTTTTTTCGTCGATGTACGGTTCCAACGCGTTATAAGGATAGGGGAGCGGCGGCAGCGTGTGTTTTCCCGGGGGGACGGGGTTGGATTGGGTTTCGGTTTCGGAAGTGGTATCGGAGGATGTCTCCCTATCGTCGGATGGTTCGTCGGGCAAAGTGTGAACAGATGCGGGATGGGGTGGATAATGGAACAGAACCGTCAGCAATTGCTGATGGGTATGATGCGCTTGATGCATCGCCTCATACAACTGATCTGCAGTGCAATGCGGATCGGTGGCCAACTGTTCCAATGATTGAAATGCCCGATCAAGTTGGTCCAGTCGTTTCAACAGGGAGGGATTACGGGTGGAGGGATGAACGGAAGCGATTTTTTGCCGTCCTTGCCGGGTGAGGGACAAAATTTGGTGACGAAGGGAAGTAGTCCAGTAACGATTGTACGAAGCTGACATGCACGTTCCTCCTCGGGTATGGGCTATGATCACAAGATATGTGATCTTTCGGGGAGGTGTGCCTCGTCTCCCGGCAAACCGCTTCGCTAGATCTGCTTACAATCCATCAAGCGGGGGATGCGAGCCAAGAGTTCTTTGCTTAAGAGGAGATGGCCCGCAACGAAATCCCCACGCTCGAAGGACCCGCCTACTATTTTTTTACAATGGGAATCCAAACCTCGCACCGATAGTCTTCCGCCATTGTATCCCCCGGAGGATATACCTCCAGCTCGGGCGCTCCGGAGTGTTCATATCCTGTGGCGGGAAACCACTCTTGAAATATTCGGCCAAACACGCTCTGTATGGATCCGGGGAGCGGACCGACACAGGTAAATATAGCCCAAGTGGAAGCAGGGATCGTACTCACGGAGAATCCTTTCGCCGATGATGTTAGATCGGCTTGAGTTACAATCATATAAGTAAAATCTCCCTTACCCGGCTGCATATCCAAGATGATCCCAAGCAAGTTCTCACCAGTTCCGATGGAGGTTAGCTTGGCAATGGCGCCATCTGACATTTCTCCCAGAAATTCGGGATTTGTCGCGTGTGTTCTCCATCCTCACACGTAACTTGAATAGACTTGCCGATGACCGTAAAGGCTTCTTTCTCCACAATTCGATAATCCATTTCTTTGTCTCCCTTCAGTGACAGATGAAAGGTGATGCGGGGAAAAGCTTTCAGGCTAACGCCCGGATTACGAGCCTCTGAAGGCGCAATGCCATGGATTTTGCTTATTTTGGTTCGAGCTTCCACTGCTTTTGGTAAATCAGAACTTGGTTGTGATGGCGGGGAAGATCAATCCTCTGTTTTACGAGAGGTGGTCTAATCTTGCGTGGCGAGAGTGCCTGATGTGCGGCCGTTGCCGTGTGCTGAAAATATTCATCACAATTTTAAGACCAATCCCCCACCGAAATAGTGGGGGATTCCATATTTATTTTCTCTCAAGCCATTTCCGCAGTTTGGGTTGGATTTGGTTTCGTTTGAGGTCG
This window contains:
- a CDS encoding beta-propeller fold lactonase family protein, which encodes MGKRKRLLWLAVLLMGAAVWAGCETEADPVRHEAVSTRNVIMNRDGSTLYVANIDVPTITVVNAKTRKVVKEIPVCKDPATLALSPDESKLAVACTGADRVDVIDVEEGEVEQQLKVKGEPYGVLFSPDGNRLYVSAYRADQVDVVDTDTWQITKQIPVSDGPRAMALTADGGKLYTVHYLSGKISVIDTRSEQARKVVALSPSPDKSDRKKSQGVPNTLEAITISPDGKRAWVAHLLTNIDTPIKFDETIFPAISVLDLTRDEEIPDERKELFEEINVKDTNNVTMIVSNPSDIVFHPDGKKVYVLMGGSEDLVVFDLDRGGNATSILRRVPGDNPRGLAISRDGARLYVHNAMSLDMAFIDTNAADPYSGPSVNGSNLRLVKKDSLSPVVRQGKRLFFSANSDEYAADITKDNWMSCASCHANGETNGLTMMTPKGPRNTPSNVLAMETGRFLWDGSRDDFEDYILTVQGEMGGMLKYDPGKPLPPKVKEMYRALAEYLKTIPVPKNPDIPDNVEQTAEWKRGKEIFEGKGRCIQCHAGRNFTDSAMAVDANGKLTVFTLSHLYDVGTKNPLDRGNPGDPRAGMKNPRPPYLFDVPTLRGVFATPPYLHDGSAQTIRDVLVTRNGQGKHGNVSGLSEADLRALTLYLESLD
- a CDS encoding superoxide dismutase — translated: MSASYNRYWTTSLRHQILSLTRQGRQKIASVHPSTRNPSLLKRLDQLDRAFQSLEQLATDPHCTADQLYEAMHQAHHTHQQLLTVLFHYPPHPASVHTLPDEPSDDRETSSDTTSETETQSNPVPPGKHTLPPLPYPYNALEPYIDEKTMHLHHDEHHKSYVDGLNKAELMMVQARKTGNFDLIKHWEREAAFNGAGHYLHTLFWETMAPHAGGKPKGPIRKQIERDFGSFQAFKKHFSQAAEKVEGGGWAILVWAPRAQRLEILQAEKHQNLSQWDVIPLLPLDVWEHAYYLKYPNKRKDYIEAWWHVVNWPAVNHRFVRAQTIRWRPY